Below is a genomic region from Rosa chinensis cultivar Old Blush chromosome 5, RchiOBHm-V2, whole genome shotgun sequence.
CAACTCGACAATAATTGTAAGGATATGTTATTTTGCGTTGCACTTGTAATATTCTTTCAGACTTATAGATGTGTGACGCTTTAACAAGTATTGATTAACTAATAATTCATATTGAGTTTAATCAGAAATTGGTCTTACTTCGCTGGAGTTGTGGGTGTCGATCCCTCAATTGACAAGTATCGATGATCGAATATCTCATAATCCCCTGTTTAATTAAACATTGGTCTACTCGCCTGAAATCTTGGGTGTTAGACTCCTCAATTGACAAGCATTGATGAGATAAGCATAATCCTCTGTTTAATCTCATGATTGCATATCTCATTATTACGCGTTACGTCATATCCGAACAAAACATACACAAGTATGCATAAAAATCATGTCAAGAAAAGGTTTAAACTTAAACGTtttataaaagaagaaaaaattcatAACTCCTAATCCTTTTGCCATAACTCTCACTCTAGCTCATCTCTCAACTTTCTCTCCTTCCTAAGGAGAAGAATTAGATTTCCAAAGTTACAAAATCAAGACGTTTCATTCAAAACAACTAATACTTTGAACCCCCATTCAATGTTTTACCCTTTTTAGCCAATTAGATTTCAAAAAGCAATTAAGAAATGGAGTTGTAAAATTCAGTGGGAACAGTGTGGCAGGCAACGGTAACATTCAGTTTGGAAGTTCCTTAAAGGGCAGTTCGGGAATGTGAGAAAAAGGCCAACGGAACTTTTGTCCAGGTGAAAAAGCAAGAGCCATATAAAACTCACCAAACTCGAAACGGAAAAAGCAGCTCGAGTTTAGCTTAATAGTGGGCGCCAACTGCTCACATTATATCTCACTCTCTCAAAGTCTCAGACTTCTGCagtgaactctctctctctccctctctctttttctctgtcAGCTTTTCCCTTTCTGCTTTCACATTGCCTTCATTTAGCTTAGACTCCCTTAGAgggtctctctctctaagtcttTGATTCATTTAGAGCAAAACAGGGGTCACTGCTCACAAAATCTAGAGCTATGGCAGCTCCAGCTAAACCAGAAGAGATAAGCCATCCACCAATGGACCAGCTTCAGGGATTGGAGTACTGCATTGACTCAAACCCATCTTGGGGTATGTAAATTTGGACCCAAAATCTGAAATGTTTGATTGGTTTGTGGTTTTCGCCATCTGGGTTTTGTTCAAAGCCTGAAAAGTTTGAGTCTTTTTTTGATGTGGATACAGGGGAGGCAATTGCTTTGGGTTTTCAGCACTACATTTTGGCCTTGGGAACTGCTGTTATGATCCCTTCATTTCTTGTTCCTTTGATGGGCGGCACTGATGTGAGTTCATTGGTTCTCAGATTGAATTGGCTATCTGTTGGATTTGAGTTTGTGACCCTTTGATTTGGTTCTTGTTTGACTTGATTTATCAGGGTGACAAAGTGAGAGTGATACAGACTCTGCTCTTCATTGAAGGAATTAATACACTTCTGCAGACATTGTTTGGAACAAGATTGCCAACTGTGATTGGAGGGTCTTATGCATTCATGGTTCCCATTATATCCATTATTCATGATTCTTCATTGGAAACTATTGGCGATCCTCATACTGtaagtttgattttttattttattttttatctcacTTCAGCTTTTGGTTGACACTCCTATGAGACTGTGACCTGTTTGATAATTGCTTCAATCAGCACAAACATGATAGAAGATTACATGTTTAGAACgatttgttaaattcttgaaGATTATTAATTTACTTGAAGACACCAGTTTAATTGGTTGGGAATTGGGATTCTTTCATGATCCCATTTTGGAATAGATTTTGTCATTTGATTGTTTATGAATTTTTTGGGATTATACTTGTTTTGTTATTCCTTGACGAAAAACTAATGGCATTTCATGTATTTCTAGAGATTTATAAACACCATGAGAGCAGTCCAAGGTGCATTGATAGTATCATCAAGCATACAGATTATTCTGGGATATAGTCAAATTTGGGCCATCTGTTCCAGGTACAAATTTTATTCCTGAATCAAAGAAGTAAATTTTGTTATATTCTTTTGTCATTTCTCAAAATCAATGAGGGCATACATCTTTGTTTGGTACAGGTTCTTCAGCCCACTTGGAATGGTTCCTGTTATTGCGTTGGTGGGTTTCGGCATGTTTGATAGAGGCTTCCCAGTGGTAACTATCCAATAAGTTTCAGTTGTTAATTTTACCACGCACTCTTATTAGCATTGTGGAGTATTTGCACTTTCGTGTTTGACTCCCTACATTCGATGTCTTTCAGGTTGGGAGATGTGTTGAAATTGGCATTCCAATGCTAATCCTATTTGTAGCTTTCTCTCAGGTAATACTGCTTAACATCTACTGATTGTTTAGCGTTTATTAGTATACTTGTTGAGATTGAAGAGCAACCTTTTACTTGCAGTTTCAATGAATTTCATACAATATTCTTATCCTGTGTTATGTGTTCTTGTGAACAGTACTTAAAGAACTTCCATGCAAGACAGATACCAGTACTAGAGCGATTTGCGCTTATTATATCAATCACAGTAATATGGGCATATGCACACCTCTTGACAGCCAGTGGTGCATACAGACACCGCCCAGAAGCTACCCAATTAAGTTGCCGAACTGACAGGGCCAACCTCATTTCCTCTGCTCCATGGTTGGTACCAAaactagcttttttttttctcattggtTTCACAATGCTCACCTTTAAATCTTTAATAACCTCTCAAAATAGCAATTGTATAAGGAAATATTCATCTTATAGTTAGGGATATTGTTTTACTCAAATATTTGCTACTCTACAAAAGAAATGATTGAAATATTCACCCACATAACTGCTTCTGTAATGTACACTCGGAAGTATTAAGAAAATTTGCACCAGAGTACGTGGTTTGAATTAAATTATGGATTGAAATGGATACATTTTAATTTGCATTGGTTTAACATTCTCCTCTGAAAACAGGATAAAAATACCATATCCTCTTCAGTGGGGTGCCCCTACCTTTAGCGCTGGTCACTCTTTTGGTATGATGGCAGCTGTTCTAGTTTCGTTGATTGAGGTACAACTCATAATAACTTGAAATTCCAGTCTAGAATAGTTGATACCGGTAAAAGTAATACTAATGCTTACTTTGGCAGTCAACTGGAGCATACAAGGCTGCATCACGTCTAGCAAGTGCTACACCACCTCCAGCTCATGTTCTTAGCCGTGGTATCGGATGGCAGGGGATAGGAATCCTTCTTAACGGACTATTTGGAACATTGACAGGCTCGACAGTCTCTGTGTAagtattaatttttctttttctttcttatctCACTTAACAATGGACCAAACTAATATTATTTGGAAAAACTACAGAGAAAATGTGGGGCTTCTTGGTAGCACTCGTGTTGGAAGCCGTAGGGTTATTCAAATCTCGGCTGGTTTTATGATATTCTTCTCCTTGTTGGGTTAGTTCAGCCTAATACTTTGCTCATAAATGTCTTCTATTGCAGTAAGATGACACTCTTCTACTCTGTCTTCCAACTATCTAACTTGGATCGTTCCTCTGGCAGGAAAATTTGGAGCTTTATTTGCATCAATACCCTTCCCCATATTTGCTGCTGCATATTGCgtattgtttggttttgttggtGAGAATCTGTTTTCACTTGCACATTTTAGATTTTAGTAAGCATCTTCTCAACCTCTTACTTTCGTAATCTAATTATTAATCTATTAATGTTCTCAGCTTCGGTGGGGCTATCCTTCTTGCAATTCACAAACATGAACTCGATGAGAAACCTCTTTATCGTTGGCGTatctttgtttttgggtttgtcTGTGCCTGAGTATTTCAGGGAATACAGTATAATggctcatcatgctccagctcATACAAAAGCTGGATGGGTAATTTCCCAATCCCTCAGTATCTTTTACTATATGATGAAAAAATTTGCTAAGGTGAACCTTACTTTTACTCCAACTTTGAGCCAATATCAAGAGGATAATAACTCCCATCCACATTTCTGTTTTCGTGATGTGCAGTTCAATGATTATCTTAATACCATCTTCTCATCATCTCCAACTGTGGCCTTGCTTGTCGCCGTTTTCTTAGATAACACACTTGAATACAAGGAAAGTGCAAGAGACAGAGGAATGCCATGGTGGGCCAAATTTCGGGCATTCAAAGGGGACAGCCGAAATGAAGAGTTTTACACTCTCCCCTTCAACCTTAATCGATTCTTCCCTCCATCTTAAAGTGATAGCATGCATTGGTTGGATTACCAGAAAAGATGTTTAGCGGAAAAACATCATTTCCAGATAGGGATTAGATTTATCAGGAACAAGTGAAGCAAAGTGAAACAATGATTCTATGTCAGTACTGCAGGCAGGGAAACTTCTGCTTCACTGTGTTTTATTATATCTGTTAGTATATCTTGACTAGGATTATTCGGGTTTAATCCAATAAATTTAATTGATTTTTCCCATCTGTCCAGGTTTTCTTTATCATATATGATTTGTCCTAGTTCGGAATAATTTTGACAATCATAATTCTAACTTATGACAAAACTGACAGTTTATAAGTTCATTGTTTGCAACAAGCAGGGCTAAAAGGATCCGTGCAATGTTCAAGAACAAGCTAAAAAGTAATGATATTTTTCATGGATGTAGCTGCTAATAAAAGAATCATATGTAATGTGACATCTAAAAAATGAATGTCAAATGTTTAAAAAGCATCAAAGGTAGGATTTACACATGCACTCTGGGCATCTTGGCTGTCGATAAATGCTTCGACCAAACCTCCTTACATGTACCCTTTGACCTTCCTCGATCATCTTTTTAACTCTGTCTTCAAAACTATTCCAGCCTATGGTACTATTCTCAGACAAAATTGCTGCTAGCCTCTTCTTGTTAGGCCGCAGAGTAGGAGCATGGCCGCCACCATAATAGGTTCGAAATCCAGATACCAGGGAGGACAGTTGGCTCCCGGAGTCAGTCATAGCAAACACATCGGCAGTTGCACAGGCAATGAAGTCTAGTGCTGCTAACTGCATAAGAAAATCCTCTAAATCATTATCAAATGTatattgtaattttaattgcaaCAAACAGCCAATGCTGACTTACCTTGGAAGAGAAGTTTTGAAAAGGTGCAAGTTCTCTTGGTGTGAGGAGAGTTTCCTTTGTGACCAAATTAGGATAGAGGTTAGTGAAGGAATTCATCCTGGAGTTTCCACCATATATCTGAGATCCAGCTAGGTAAATGTAAGTTCTATGCTTAAAACCTATACCAGCAAGAACTAGCGCTGCTTCTTCCGGTGTCAATGGACATTTCCCCAACTTTCTCAACTCACTTTGAGAAACAGACCTAGAATTGTATATGTATCAGTTAAAATCAAATTGTCCATTAATTGCACATAGTTAAATAAACTAATAACTGAGAAAGCCATATAGGAAAAATATACTTCGAGTTCTTTAAGCGCTCGATGAGCAGAGGAAAATGGATTTCTCTGTATGCTTGAAGTTCATTTCTCTCACTTTCTCCACGTCCAAAGTCACAGAGGGAATAGGCTACCATGTCAATCTCGAATCTCAAGTGTAGAGCAAGATATTTGAACGGGCCTCTTGCAGCAGCATCATGCTGTTTTGAGTGAATGCTGTGCATGAAGTTTCCAAGCAATTGTTTGTCCAACATACTCAGTGCAGCATCATATTTTCTTATCCTTGTAACCAATAAAGAACCAACTCGTTGGATTTCGGGCACGTATTTCAAAGCATGGAAGTTGCATTTGCATCTTAGTCTCTGCAATATATTGGAACATGTATTATTGCATGATAAAAGCAGTGCTTTTCCAAAGTTGTGCTGCTTAGTTCCCATAATATGTCTATTTCGGTATTTCCTAATAGTCAAATTTTAAGTACCTGAAGCTCAGAAGGCAATGGATCGAAGCCTAGTCGATTCCCGTATCCCAGTAAGTGAACAACTCCATTTTTCAAGAGGATAGGAAGCACAGTTCTAACATAATCAGTTGGTTTTGCCTCCTTCACAAGATCTGCATCAGTAATCTGGTAAAGAAATAAGTAAGGcttaaaaaaattgttttggAAATCAATGTAATCAAATAGAAGAAGAACATACAAGGCTACCAATTGCTTCAAGGTCTAGTGATGCCAAATGAGAGGGGAGTTCATTGACAATGTCTACTTCATCCTTCATTACATCTATAAAATATTCTTCTTGGTAAATATCACCAAATTGACTGCaccaataaaaatttatcaaCTTAGATGCTTAACTACACCAAAATGAGGTAGCTAACAAAATTAAAAGTTGACAAGATAATGATCTCAAACCTAGGATCATTCCACACATTGCTGTAAAGAAATCTTGGAAGAACAAGAGTAGCATTTAGAAGAGATGCCACAGCAACAGCATTGCAAATCTGTAAGCAATAAAAATAGTCTACTCAGATTCATGAGTATGCATTGGATGATCATTACAAGCAACAATTACTTGAATACATACAGCAACTCGTTGTTGATTGAGACCACCATTTGCACTGACTATTATGTAGCCATTACTTTTCTTATATTTTCCTGCATACAAAACAAACTGCTAAGTAACAGGACAAAGGGTTCATAGAATTATCTTATCATACTATAAAATTTAGACTTCAGAATAACCAACTACCTAGGCTTTTCGAAACTTCTCTATCCGCACAAGGTTTCCATGCAGCAACTTGCCTCCTATTTGGTTCTTCCCATAAGGTTGATGACTCTTGCTTGAACTCTTTCTAAAACAAAAAACTTTGGTGAGAGCGAAATCCAACTGTATGCTAGAAACTTATGAAGCAAAGTTAGCTAACCTTTGCAAGGGATGCAGACGCCAACTTTAGTAGGCGATCATACATCTGAACTGGTGATTTTTCTTTCATAATGTAGGCATCCATTTTGTCCTCCTTTGAAAAACAATTGTAGGACATATTAGTACTATGACATCAAAATGCTGTGTCAACAATAATAATTTCTCGTACCTTAAGGCCCAGAGATTTTCTTAAAGTTGAACTGTTCTGAAGAACCATAGAATCGAAAAAGGACACCAGAAAAGTATCAAGCAGGATAaggaaacccatcaaaacaaacacaaaaacgaTTGACTTCACATCTTTCCGAAGCCACAAATGCTTTTTCCCCACAAAGCTTCCCTTACAAGTACTATACTTCATGGAATCATTTCGTAGAACATGAAAGTCATGACTTTTCAGACCATGAAGCCACAACATATTGGAATTCAAACTGTAATCTCCCCCTGACATTCTCCTCCCAATATTAGAAGGATCATATTCTTTACTCCCTTGCTTTCCCATTGCAGTCTCTATCTTTCAACAAAGCTTCGATTATACCATTTCTAGTTTCCGAaatggtcaagaaactttggcCAAGAATGAACCCAGAGCAGAAGAACACTATTGAAGCACCCTTTAAATCTACGATATTTTCTGTTTCTAAAACTGACACGCCAACCCATTATACCAAGTAAAGCAGCTTCAAATTTGGTGGCAGACATTGACACCCAGAATAAGAAATGGAGGcagaaaattcaaataaataaaaagaatatggTCGAAGCAGAACATTCAAGGTATGAAGGATTCAAAGTGAAGCTAAGAAGTGGTTGAAAATGAAAGAAGGCTTGAGCAAACGAGTAAAATGCAAGCGAACAGTGAAAACTCAGCATCACCTAGCCATTAACTAACTTGCATACCAAGAATTAAATATTAGCACATACATGACACACGAGAATAGAACTACTACATCCTACCAACTCAACGCCTGTAACACATTGTGAATCACATCACATAAAGTAGGACTCATATGTGACACAAActaataaaagaaacaaaattagcATTCAATAGTACTTTGGGAGCATTTTGGCTAAAAATAATAGTACTCTAGGAGTACGACTAAAATCAGATAGCCATCTGAAATGTATTCCATACTACAGCTTTGTTTCCTAaaatttcattgattttttttaacaaacatgaaaaacaaaaaacaaaaaaatcggTAGTTAAACGTTCATGTGGTCAATTCCCATGAATTTACAGTGCTTTCCTTATGAAACACGAAATCTCGAACAAATTACAACATGAGATGAAAAAGTGTATGAATACCTATTACACAAAACGAGTCACATTCCAACCCCATGAATATCTATGTGTCCGGCTTTTGTTGAAAAGCTACCGATGAGTTAGTATCTCAAAGTTATACACCAATTAAGAACAAACTTGGACACGTAAATAGATGATTGAAATGCAAGTGAAAAGTGAAGACTGGGCAATGAACTAACTTGTATGCTAACCAACCAAAACAGACTTACTTCACTTCTGAGCTTTTTCATTGTTAAAGTGATATTTGACCATTCGTCCATAAAgagattagaagaagaagagtagtGCATAGGGTGTCAATGTGTCATAATCCAGTTTTATAAACAAGCTAATCTTCTATTTACATAAATTTTGATCTGGAAATTATGAGAATATTTCACATAGAGAGAATTATGCGTGTTACAAACTTGGGAACTTTTAGGATAGAAAGTTTCGTGTACTTCGAAAGTATTTAACAGAATACATTTTCATAGAAATCCTTCACACTAATGCAAATCTTTGCACAGCCTTcatatcaacaacaacaaaaaccaaaaaaaccaACATCACACACCTCCAATGTCCTTCAAAAAATTGTTCTTGATTTTATGGAGTGTGACTGCTGCATCTTGCATACTTACCCTCTCTTCAACTGATTCTGCAGAACAATCTAGTGCCAACCTCATAATGGAAGATAAACAATCCCTCTTATTCACAAAATCATGATCTTCGTCTTTCCCAAGTAAACTGCCATCCACAACTTCAAGTACTGCATCTGAAAGTAACGAATCTGCAACCCATCGCTTTAAACTCATTTCCCCAACAAATATCTCATCTGTAGGCTTCTTTTTTGTGAAAGTCTCCATTAATACTATACCAAAACTGTACACATCCCCTTTTCTGGTAACTATTCCTTCTATTCCATATTCTACATATAAGAAATTTTAAATGTGATCAGAACAGAATTAATGATAACTGAGTACTTGATACGTGATAATGTTTTTGTGTGGAAACATAAATTGAAACATAAAGTAGCGACATCACCTGGAGCCATATACCCAACCGTAGCTAGTGTCAGGGTTTCGGTCACAGTATCCCCTCCACCCAAGAGTTTTGCAATGCCAAAATCAGCAACATGTGCAACCATATCATTGTCTAGTAGTATATTGCTTGGCTTCAAATCACAATGGACAATTGGTATTGAATAACCATGATGAAGGTATTCCAACGCCGATGCAACATCTATCATTATGTTCAACCTCTCTAGGATTTTCAAAGAACAGTATTCTTCAGAATACAGCAACCTCTCGAGGCTCCCATTAGGCATGTAGTCAAGTACCAAGGCTTTGAAATGACTTTGGTTGCAACTACCGATGATTTTGATAAGATTGTGATGACAAACATTGCTTAGCAGTTCACTTTCAACATCAAATTTTTTGAAAGCCTCTTCATGTTGTAAATTGAACACCTTTATAGCAACCGCTATCCCATTTGAAAGTATTCCTTTATACACTGAGCCAAATCCCCCAGAGCCAAGTAAGTTGGTTTCATTGAAGCCATTTGTAGCAGTTAGAATTTCTTGGTATGTAACTTTTTTCCGAAGAAGCTCAGGTATTAAGGTATGCTCTGTTGCAACCTCTGCATCCCCTTTTTTGTGTAGTGTGAACAACCATATGAAGGTCAATACAAGCATTGCTGCCAACATCCCTGGAATAATATATTTCAACATAGATGAACTAGCTGTCCTTGAATATTGTACAGGGGTTCTGCATGGTCGAAAATCAAGCTGGGATGCACCACATAGTCCATCATTTGAGAGAAATGACTGAACAGAGAAGTTTTTGAAAGGTCCACCTGTTGGAATTTCTCCATGGAGTTTGTTGAAAGACAAATTCAGATACCTGAGATGCAAGAGCGCTTGTAAAGAATCTGGAATGATTCCAGATAGATTGTTTCTGGATAGATCCAAGAGCTCCAGGCTTCCTAAGTTGCCAAATGAACTGGGAATTGGGCCTTCGAGATTGTTATTTGCCAAGGAGAGATTAACCAAGTTTTCAAGCGACCCAATGTTGCTTGGTATAGTACCTGAAAAGTTGTTCCTTGACAAATCTATATTTGTGACAACTCTTAAATTTCCAACATCTGCTGAGATAGGACCAAGTAGAGAATTGGATGACAAGTTTATGTGTAAGACATATGTAAGTCCCCACACTGCAGATGGTACTGTTGAAGTTAAAGAATTGGACCCTAATGACAGAGTTCTTAGAGCTGTTAGATTACCCAAGCAGGAAGGTACAGAACCAGAAAGTTGATTACCACCCAAAACTAAGTCAACTAGATTGTTTAGTTGACAAAGTTCATCCGGAATAAATCCTTGCAATTTGTTATCAGTCAAGTACAAACCTTGGAGGTTCTGTAGTCTTCCCATTGTAGTTGGAATTGATCCACCCAGTTGATTGTATCCCAAGTCTAAGACTGTCAAGTTGCTCAAGTTGCCAATACCGTTGGGAATGTTACCCCCTATGTTGCAACTGCTCATACCCAGATATTGAAGGGATGTAGAGAAGTTCTTGAGGGAAACAGGAAGCGTGGCATATAATGGATTGCTTGACAAATTTAATCTCCACAAATTTTTAAGATTGGCCAAACAAGAGAAAATGTTGGCTTCTGGAGTAGAAGTATCAATGGTTAACTTATTCTTGCCCAAGTTAAGTGACAGGAGTTCTGTTAAGGCACAGAGTGTGGTAGGAATGGACCCAGAAAATGAGTTAGCAAGGAGTGACAATATCTCTAAATTTTGAAGATAGCCAATCTCATGCGGAATAGTACCTGCCAAATATCAGTACCCTAAGCTTAGTTCAGATCACCATACAGATGGCCATAATCTAACCACATGCCTTCAAGAGTATTAGTTGAAAATGTAAaactgaaagaaagaaagaaaagaaaaaaaaacaaagaatttcAGTCATGAAAAAGAGAATATAACAACATGCACCAAAGATCAGAATATTTTTCTCTTACTTGGTTTCAGATTAAACTTTGATCGAACATGTTGGCTTGGACAATGTCCATTGAGATTAGCAAGTACTTTGAACCATTCAAGATCAAAAGTCCCCATGTTCTATTTAAAAACTAAGAATTTGATCATGGTATGAACAATTGAATAAAGTATTAACTTGATTAGGTACCTGTCAAATTGTTGAAGTCTAGATAAATCTTCTGTAACTTAGTCAAGTTGCCAATATTTCTGGGTATACTTCCACTGAAATTGTTAACAGATAATGACAATACAAGAAGCTGTTTGCATTGCCATAATTGGGATGGAAGTGGACCATCAAACTGGTTGATAGAAAAGTACAACCTTTGAATACTAGGAAGATTCTGACATATATTGTCAGGAAGACGACCACTGAAACTGTTTCCTGAAAGGCCCAAAATAGTCAAAGAAGACATGTTGAAGAAAACCAAAGGAACACGCCCTTTTAGGCCATTGTATTGCATAGACAGCAAATCCAGCTGATGTAAACTGCCGATCTCATCCGAAATTTCTGTAAATCAACACATGCGTattaaactaatatatttcAATTTGCACCATGGTTAATCCACTGCAACAAAGCCTACTCATACCTTGGAAATTGTTATTGTCAAGGTATAAATGCTTCAGCATTGTTAAGTTCGCGATTTCTCTCGGTATGCTACCTGTTAAATGTGTGTACAGCAGACAAGGATAAAGAGGATCAAGAAAATTGTAACAGAagttaaacttttttttttccttctctttcaaCAAGAGTAACACTATTGGTTCCATTTTCAAAGCTTAATCAGTAATCACAGCcttaaaaaaagtaaaaaatataAACATAATCAAACAGGCCCTATAGATGATCACCAGGACTACTTGCAGATAGCTAACTGCTTGTTGGTGCATACCTGATAGCTGGTTATTTCTCAGATCAAATACTTGCAGAGCAGATAAGTTGAAGATAGCAGCAGGTATGGATCCTGTGAACCGATTCCCATACAAATTCAAGGCTTTAAGACTGGATAAGGACCCAAACCATGATGGAATCTCCCCCATAAAGTTATTGTATTTGAAGTTAACCAACTTCAATCGGCGCAAACCAGCCAATTCCACAGGCAAAGTGCCATTAAAACTGTTGTTTCTCAAGCGTAGCACAACAAGAAATGAAAGGTTTCCTAGCTCCGGAGGAATTCTACCTGTGAGGCCAAAATAAGAGAGATTCAAGGCAGCGACTCTAAGATGGACATGACCACAAGTAACCCCAACCCAGTTGCAAGCGGAGGTATTGGTAGACCAGTTGGACAACAAGTCTTGAGGGTCACTAGTGACATTAGCTTTGAGAGCAAGAAGAGCAGACTGGTCTGTCGTCAAGTTGGTTTGTGCTCTGGCCATGCAAAGCAACAATGTTATGCACAAGAGGAAGAACTGAGCTCTCTCCATTGTTGAGAACGAAACCAAGACGAGAAATGTATTGATTGCCCTCAATCACAATGTGAATCATAATCACAATTTTCCGACTGACTGTTTTGTATCTTTTCTCAAAGTAGTCTCAACCACAGTTCACAAGACCAATAAAATAGTCTCCGGATCACACTAGTCACAATCAATAAGTCTTTGTTAACTAAAAAATGGTGAGCTGTTAAACAATTTCCCACTATAATTCTGACTGATAATGACTAAAGGAAGAAACCAAGTAAAGTATAAAGTCTCCGGCGACTTCTATTATAGCTATTCTCAAGTCGCTTGCAATATTTTGTGACTTGTTTGTTTTCGATTCTTTGATTCCTCAGCATGTTAAAGCATCATAAATCCAGAAAGTTAGAATTGGATAGATTAATCTACAAAGCTGCTAGAATCAATCTTTCTTTTGCAGGTCAAATATAAATTATTAAAGGCAAAGCCAATTACAAACAAAGCTACAAACTTTAACACAAACCTAACTCATCATACAATTAAGGACTAAATCAAAAGGCCATGAAATATTGAAATAAGCTTTGCTGAACAAGAGAGTGTGTACCTTTAACTTCATATCTCCTGCATCGTCCTTTAAAAACTTGATCTTGATTTTGTTACTATTTGCATATAGTCTTCTCTCCTAGTGATTTTGCAGAATTGGGTGAATCAGACTGGGTATTTTCCTTTTTGGGTGGGTAAAGACATCCACCAATATTGTACTGTTCAGTACAGTATTGTACTATGGGTCCAGCCTATTTGGGCCGCCTCATGGTCCTTTTTACTTTTTACTGAatgaagcaaaacaaaacaaacaaaacccatCAATGTCATGTCTGTCTGTCAAACCCAGAATGGCTATGCCTCAGTTCTGACTAGACATTAGTGGAATCAGGGTTATGATGATCTGCAAGCACCAAATCAGGTTTGATTCATTTtaactttcttttatttatgtatATAATCAAAAGAAAATTAACCTTTTCATGATTAACGACAACATTACATAAAACTGAAAGATAAGCTAGCAGTAGTACATTACCTGGAGCAATATACCCAGTTGTGGCTAGGGTCATGGTTTTAGTCACGGTGT
It encodes:
- the LOC112168022 gene encoding LRR receptor-like serine/threonine-protein kinase GSO1 isoform X1 → MERAQFFLLCITLLLCMARAQTNLTTDQSALLALKANVTSDPQDLLSNWSTNTSACNWVGVTCGHVHLRVAALNLSYFGLTGRIPPELGNLSFLVVLRLRNNSFNGTLPVELAGLRRLKLVNFKYNNFMGEIPSWFGSLSSLKALNLYGNRFTGSIPAAIFNLSALQVFDLRNNQLSGSIPREIANLTMLKHLYLDNNNFQEISDEIGSLHQLDLLSMQYNGLKGRVPLVFFNMSSLTILGLSGNSFSGRLPDNICQNLPSIQRLYFSINQFDGPLPSQLWQCKQLLVLSLSVNNFSGSIPRNIGNLTKLQKIYLDFNNLTGTIPHEIGYLQNLEILSLLANSFSGSIPTTLCALTELLSLNLGKNKLTIDTSTPEANIFSCLANLKNLWRLNLSSNPLYATLPVSLKNFSTSLQYLGMSSCNIGGNIPNGIGNLSNLTVLDLGYNQLGGSIPTTMGRLQNLQGLYLTDNKLQGFIPDELCQLNNLVDLVLGGNQLSGSVPSCLGNLTALRTLSLGSNSLTSTVPSAVWGLTYVLHINLSSNSLLGPISADVGNLRVVTNIDLSRNNFSGTIPSNIGSLENLVNLSLANNNLEGPIPSSFGNLGSLELLDLSRNNLSGIIPDSLQALLHLRYLNLSFNKLHGEIPTGGPFKNFSVQSFLSNDGLCGASQLDFRPCRTPVQYSRTASSSMLKYIIPGMLAAMLVLTFIWLFTLHKKGDAEVATEHTLIPELLRKKVTYQEILTATNGFNETNLLGSGGFGSVYKGILSNGIAVAIKVFNLQHEEAFKKFDVESELLSNVCHHNLIKIIGSCNQSHFKALVLDYMPNGSLERLLYSEEYCSLKILERLNIMIDVASALEYLHHGYSIPIVHCDLKPSNILLDNDMVAHVADFGIAKLLGGGDTVTETLTLATVGYMAPEYGIEGIVTRKGDVYSFGIVLMETFTKKKPTDEIFVGEMSLKRWVADSLLSDAVLEVVDGSLLGKDEDHDFVNKRDCLSSIMRLALDCSAESVEERVSMQDAAVTLHKIKNNFLKDIGGV
- the LOC112168022 gene encoding LRR receptor-like serine/threonine-protein kinase GSO1 isoform X2, whose product is MERAQFFLLCITLLLCMARTQTNLTTDQSALLALKANITSDPQDLLSNWSTNTSVCNWVGVTCGHVHLRVAALNLSYFGLTGRIPPELGNLSFLVVLRLRNNSFNGTLPVELAGLRRLKLVNFKYNNFMGEIPSWFGSLSSLKALNLYGNRFTGSIPAAIFNLSALQVFDLRNNQLSGSIPREIANLTMLKHLYLDNNNFQEISDEIGSLHQLDLLSMQYNGLKGRVPLVFFNMSSLTILGLSGNSFSGRLPDNICQNLPSIQRLYFSINQFDGPLPSQLWQCKQLLVLSLSVNNFSGSIPRNIGNLTKLQKIYLDFNNLTGTIPHEIGYLQNLEILSLLANSFSGSIPTTLCALTELLSLNLGKNKLTIDTSTPEANIFSCLANLKNLWRLNLSSNPLYATLPVSLKNFSTSLQYLGMSSCNIGGNIPNGIGNLSNLTVLDLGYNQLGGSIPTTMGRLQNLQGLYLTDNKLQGFIPDELCQLNNLVDLVLGGNQLSGSVPSCLGNLTALRTLSLGSNSLTSTVPSAVWGLTYVLHINLSSNSLLGPISADVGNLRVVTNIDLSRNNFSGTIPSNIGSLENLVNLSLANNNLEGPIPSSFGNLGSLELLDLSRNNLSGIIPDSLQALLHLRYLNLSFNKLHGEIPTGGPFKNFSVQSFLSNDGLCGASQLDFRPCRTPVQYSRTASSSMLKYIIPGMLAAMLVLTFIWLFTLHKKGDAEVATEHTLIPELLRKKVTYQEILTATNGFNETNLLGSGGFGSVYKGILSNGIAVAIKVFNLQHEEAFKKFDVESELLSNVCHHNLIKIIGSCNQSHFKALVLDYMPNGSLERLLYSEEYCSLKILERLNIMIDVASALEYLHHGYSIPIVHCDLKPSNILLDNDMVAHVADFGIAKLLGGGDTVTETLTLATVGYMAPEYGIEGIVTRKGDVYSFGIVLMETFTKKKPTDEIFVGEMSLKRWVADSLLSDAVLEVVDGSLLGKDEDHDFVNKRDCLSSIMRLALDCSAESVEERVSMQDAAVTLHKIKNNFLKDIGGV